One window from the genome of bacterium encodes:
- a CDS encoding adenylosuccinate synthase encodes MSNTVITGMQWGDEGKGKIIDLLCPAFDVVVRFQGGNNAGHTVRFSDSHFALHLIPSGILTPGMRCVLGNGMVIPPDAFFEELEALAEAGVEIEGRLWISDRAHVLLPIYAEVDKVRETLRGAGQIGTTSRGIGPAYEAKIARRGIRMCDLYSDRLEGLLEHLSTRLGPELGALGRGNDVAELLERCQGWAERLEPFVADTGQLLNAWIDDGSSALFEGAQGVLLDVDHGTYPFVTSSNATAGGAATGSGVAPTRIKRSLGVLKAYTTRVGSGPFPTELPEGEAAADFLRQRGNEFGTTTGRPRRCGWLDLVIARYARRVNDTDVFALTKMDVLDRFDSVKVCVAYRIDGEEVREFPSDLGKLERAEPVYVELPGWSEDTVGKVAFADLPENARNYVAYLEDDLKASAAIVSTGPRREETIVRDDSKLAELTRGRLQTEAR; translated from the coding sequence ATGTCCAACACCGTTATTACCGGAATGCAGTGGGGAGACGAGGGCAAGGGCAAGATCATCGACCTTCTGTGCCCGGCCTTCGACGTGGTCGTGCGCTTCCAAGGCGGCAACAACGCCGGCCACACGGTCAGATTCTCCGATAGCCACTTCGCCCTGCATCTGATCCCCTCGGGAATCCTCACCCCCGGCATGCGCTGTGTCCTGGGCAACGGCATGGTGATTCCCCCCGATGCGTTCTTCGAGGAGCTGGAGGCCCTGGCCGAGGCCGGTGTCGAGATCGAGGGTCGGCTCTGGATCTCGGACCGCGCCCACGTGCTGCTGCCGATCTACGCGGAGGTCGACAAAGTCCGCGAGACGCTGCGCGGCGCCGGCCAGATCGGGACCACCTCGCGTGGCATCGGGCCGGCCTACGAAGCCAAGATCGCGCGCCGTGGCATTCGCATGTGCGACCTCTATTCCGATCGTCTCGAAGGACTGCTCGAGCACCTGAGCACCCGGCTCGGGCCCGAGCTGGGCGCCCTCGGACGGGGGAATGACGTCGCCGAGCTGCTCGAGCGCTGTCAAGGCTGGGCCGAGCGCCTCGAGCCGTTCGTTGCCGACACCGGACAGCTATTGAACGCGTGGATCGACGACGGCTCGAGCGCGCTCTTCGAGGGCGCCCAGGGCGTGCTCCTCGACGTCGACCACGGCACCTATCCCTTCGTCACCAGCTCCAATGCCACCGCCGGCGGCGCGGCCACCGGCTCCGGAGTCGCGCCGACCCGGATCAAGCGGTCGCTCGGGGTGCTCAAGGCCTACACCACGCGCGTCGGCAGCGGCCCGTTCCCGACCGAGCTGCCCGAAGGAGAGGCCGCCGCCGACTTCCTGCGCCAGCGCGGCAACGAGTTCGGCACCACCACCGGCCGGCCGCGCCGTTGCGGCTGGCTCGATCTGGTGATCGCCCGCTATGCCAGGAGGGTGAACGACACCGACGTTTTCGCTCTGACCAAGATGGATGTGCTCGATCGCTTCGACTCGGTCAAGGTGTGCGTCGCCTACCGGATCGACGGCGAGGAAGTCCGCGAGTTCCCCTCGGACCTCGGCAAGCTCGAACGCGCCGAGCCGGTCTACGTCGAGCTTCCCGGCTGGAGCGAGGACACCGTCGGCAAGGTCGCCTTCGCCGATTTGCCCGAGAACGCCCGCAACTACGTGGCCTACCTCGAAGACGATCTGAAGGCGTCCGCGGCCATCGTCTCGACCGGTCCGCGGCGCGAAGAGACCATCGTTCGAGACGACTCCAAGCTCGCCGAGCTCACCCGCGGGCGCCTCCAGACGGAAGCCCGCTAG